Proteins from a genomic interval of Salmo salar chromosome ssa14, Ssal_v3.1, whole genome shotgun sequence:
- the LOC106570457 gene encoding tissue factor pathway inhibitor 2, translated as MEFSSLVFLILSCSLCYVFALSPKQEVCLLQVDEGPCGGDSQRYYYNTITQQCEEFSYGGCQGNGNNFMSFMECKKACFRIPKIPQICRFQKEEGHGRAILWRYFFNMTTMQCEQFVYGGSQGNENRFQNQMSCMEYCRPHKTTPVLCLDPLDEGGCAASILRYYYNSASRMCERFIYSGCGGSSNNFISRQSCMDVCAEAGKPWKPRRTGMKRTTTKNRIRIKSNNSIKWSTI; from the exons ATGGAGTTCAGTTCATTGGTTTTTCTGATCCTTTCATGCTCCCTTTGTTACGTTTTTGCGTTGTCACCGAAACAAG AGGTGTGTCTTCTTCAAGTAGATGAGGGACCTTGCGGAGGAGATAGCCAACGTTACTACTACAATACTATCACTCAACAATGTGAGGAGTTCAGCTATGGAGGCTGCCAAGGGAATGGCAACAACTTCATGAGTTTTATGGAATGTAAGAAAGCATGTTTTAGGATACCAA AGATCCCCCAGATCTGCAGGTTCCAGAAGGAGGAGGGTCATGGCCGGGCCATTCTCTGGCGTTACTTCTTCAACATGACCACCATGCAGTGTGAGCAGTTTGTCTACGGCGGCAGTCAGGGCAACGAGAACCGCTTCCAGAACCAGATGTCTTGCATGGAGTACTGTAGaccacacaaaa CTACTCCTGTGCTCTGCCTGGATCCCCTGGATGAAGGAGGCTGTGCTGCGTCTATACTGCGCTATTACTACAACTCAGCTTCCAGGATGTGTGAGCGGTTCATCTATTCAGGCTGTGGAGGAAGCAGCAACAACTTTATATCCAGGCAAAGCTGCATGGACGTCTGTGCTGAAG CTgggaaaccatggaaacccagAAGAACAGGCATGAAGAGAACAACCACCAAAAACCGCATTAGAATAAAGTCTAATAACAGTATTAAATGGTCAACAATTTGA
- the LOC106570493 gene encoding guanine nucleotide-binding protein G(T) subunit gamma-T1: protein MPGVINMDELTDVDKAKMERDQKKIEVKLERWLTSKCCTEFMEAVQAGVEEDTLVKGIAEDKNPFKELKGGCVVC from the exons ATGCCGGGGGTGATAAATATGGACGAGTTGACAGACGTGGATAAGGCTAAAATGGAAAGAGACCAAAAGAAGATTGAAGTCAAGCTTGAGAGATGGCTG ACGTCTAAGTGCTGTACTGAGTTTATGGAGGCCGTTCAGGCCGGTGTAGAAGAGGACACCCTGGTCAAAGGTATTGCAGAGGACAAGAACCCATTCAAGGAGTTGAAAGGTGGATGTGTCGTCTGCTGA